In Thiospirochaeta perfilievii, a single window of DNA contains:
- a CDS encoding M28 family peptidase, translating to MKNSLKEQKIFKEFCELNCNRREIIVSILEREGIPYSIINFEDSIHIVLFPYNLVSKEHSNVLLAHYDRVENTPGANDNSAAVFYLLYHGKRIKNKKHNSIIIFTDKEELVGDSSVTSQGSYKLGRYLRSKSINNLSFYVFDMCGIGTTILLGTAGENLIKSHYKKSYIDSTIRGRINRVKNNAEEILLSVNSGEFFYLNPLFSDDLGLILNEYPAVLISLLPYREAIDYKMNPNKLPKSWLTNHSLDDKIETLDPRSWNILSPLLLILSNITLNEVIKDIDIGDLKFNCYNQEIINNIERGIKIKSLNDYIKNDPLNINLMKNYNIDLLLEFKLYSSELKPEVIEYFKVKCGNKGPDLTYNIYKFVEDRVKSDFKNLPLIIRKRIDDLSTESNFRNRVDFFYNNILKAIENDYFIKSIPLTSRSQIKLLYKKSSTKSTIEIMDSNNKVGSIELLQQEDILILNSGEFDPKSLLKLDPSNLLKGLRLLLIKISKLNNNNCLSINFSRVSWLGCSQLYKLIQLEMDGRENIKIWKRYYGNKG from the coding sequence ATGAAAAATAGTTTAAAAGAGCAGAAGATATTTAAAGAATTTTGTGAACTTAACTGTAACAGAAGAGAGATAATTGTATCGATATTAGAGAGAGAGGGTATTCCCTACTCAATAATAAACTTTGAAGACTCTATTCATATAGTACTTTTCCCATACAACCTTGTATCAAAAGAGCACTCTAATGTTTTATTAGCCCACTATGATAGGGTTGAAAACACCCCTGGAGCAAATGATAATAGCGCTGCTGTATTTTACCTTTTATACCATGGAAAACGTATAAAAAATAAAAAACACAATAGTATTATTATTTTTACAGATAAAGAGGAGTTAGTAGGAGACTCATCAGTTACATCCCAGGGATCCTACAAATTAGGTAGATACTTAAGATCTAAGAGTATTAATAATCTAAGTTTCTATGTTTTTGATATGTGTGGAATTGGTACAACTATACTTTTAGGCACTGCTGGGGAGAACTTAATTAAGAGTCACTATAAAAAAAGTTATATTGATTCCACTATAAGAGGCAGAATAAATAGGGTTAAAAACAATGCTGAGGAGATTTTATTAAGTGTAAATAGTGGTGAGTTTTTCTACTTAAATCCACTTTTTTCCGATGATTTAGGGCTTATATTAAACGAGTATCCAGCCGTTCTTATCTCCCTACTCCCATATAGAGAAGCTATTGATTACAAGATGAACCCTAATAAACTACCAAAAAGTTGGCTTACAAACCATAGCTTAGATGACAAAATTGAGACTCTAGATCCTAGATCATGGAATATATTATCTCCACTTCTTTTAATATTATCAAATATTACTTTAAATGAAGTTATTAAAGATATTGATATAGGTGATCTAAAATTTAACTGCTATAATCAAGAGATTATTAATAATATAGAAAGAGGGATTAAGATTAAAAGTCTTAATGATTATATAAAAAATGATCCTCTTAATATAAACTTAATGAAAAACTATAACATTGATCTTTTACTAGAGTTCAAACTATATAGTTCAGAGTTAAAGCCAGAAGTAATCGAGTATTTTAAGGTTAAGTGTGGGAATAAGGGCCCAGACCTTACATACAACATTTATAAGTTTGTTGAAGATAGGGTAAAAAGTGATTTTAAAAATCTACCCCTTATTATACGTAAAAGAATCGATGATCTTTCAACTGAGTCAAATTTTAGGAATAGAGTAGATTTTTTTTATAATAATATTTTAAAAGCAATTGAAAATGACTACTTTATTAAGTCTATACCACTTACAAGCAGGTCCCAGATAAAACTTTTATATAAAAAGAGTAGTACTAAATCTACTATTGAGATTATGGATAGTAATAATAAAGTAGGATCAATTGAGTTACTTCAACAAGAAGACATTTTAATATTAAATAGTGGGGAATTTGATCCTAAATCACTACTAAAACTAGACCCATCAAACCTACTAAAAGGTTTAAGATTACTATTGATTAAAATATCAAAACTAAATAATAATAACTGCCTTAGCATCAATTTTTCTAGGGTTAGTTGGCTTGGTTGTTCACAGTTATACAAACTAATTCAGCTTGAAATGGATGGTCGAGAGAATATAAAAATATGGAAGAGGTATTATGGGAACAAAGGTTAA
- a CDS encoding aminotransferase class IV has translation MKIIFNNRVLDENDRCISPLCSGFNFGEGFFTTIKVIENNILHLNYHLERIEMSIIFFNFNLPKLNFENLIKTVLRENNLNSARVKIVIFKDLERVSFLISTTKLPYKSMVHELQVSKKIRGNDPIYNYKSLNYYNNLQNSNTIFKDHKERLLETGIANIFLINGESILTPPATLPLLPGVIRTHLLSLKNIGGYTIFEKEIYTEDLKSCDGFFITNSIRGIEVVSRIDSLRIPTDRVKNIQGLLKL, from the coding sequence GTGAAGATTATATTCAATAATAGAGTTTTAGATGAAAATGATAGATGTATATCTCCCCTATGTAGCGGATTTAACTTTGGGGAAGGCTTCTTTACAACTATTAAAGTTATTGAAAACAATATTTTACATTTAAACTACCACTTAGAACGAATAGAGATGAGTATTATATTTTTTAACTTTAATCTTCCTAAACTGAACTTTGAGAATTTAATAAAAACAGTTCTTAGGGAGAACAACCTAAACTCAGCAAGGGTTAAAATTGTGATATTTAAGGATCTAGAGAGAGTATCTTTTTTAATTTCAACAACTAAACTCCCATATAAATCTATGGTCCATGAGCTTCAAGTATCAAAAAAAATAAGGGGTAATGACCCAATATACAACTACAAGAGTTTAAATTATTACAATAATTTACAAAATAGTAATACAATTTTTAAAGACCATAAAGAGAGATTATTAGAAACTGGTATAGCAAATATTTTTTTAATAAATGGGGAGAGTATTTTAACACCTCCTGCTACTCTGCCACTACTACCTGGAGTAATTAGAACACACCTACTATCTTTAAAAAATATTGGGGGATACACAATTTTTGAGAAGGAAATATATACAGAAGATTTAAAGAGTTGTGATGGGTTTTTTATAACAAACTCAATTAGAGGGATAGAAGTTGTTAGTAGGATTGACAGTTTAAGAATACCAACAGATCGGGTTAAAAACATCCAAGGTTTACTTAAATTATGA
- a CDS encoding anthranilate synthase component I family protein: MNNRILSYKISKIDYCEPTSFFLQLDRDFKPSILTGEGRDDISKQSVIGIKPARDVTITDLDSFWQRVEELNNSTDFHTYPYPINRIGAIGYISYEALHSIENIKKQTTDLIKFPYFNWTLYKEYYYFDNSNRELFKISISYHDENNFSGESFKDTDFKVENLTPDFSKSEYIKNVEKIQEYILDGEVYEVNLTQGIIGDFVGSPLALFKKLYYQNSAPYSAYLERDGYTIISNSPELYLNVENRLVESRPIKGTIKRSDNLQEDMELQKKLYKSSKNQAELYMIVDLLRNDLSKVCKVGSVQVVNKKRVEHYKSVHHLVSIINGVLEDNCSIVDLIKATFPGGSITGCPKIRCMEITEELEKSSRNLYTGTLFIMNKEYLNSNIVIRSAVIKDNKIVFNSGGAVTIDSDPTDEYLEFLVKLKSIFKAVNCEDYIQ; encoded by the coding sequence ATGAACAATAGAATATTGAGTTATAAAATCAGTAAAATCGATTATTGTGAACCCACCTCATTTTTTCTTCAATTAGATAGGGATTTTAAACCTTCAATATTAACAGGAGAAGGTCGAGATGATATTTCAAAACAGTCTGTTATTGGTATTAAACCTGCTAGGGATGTAACTATTACAGACTTAGACAGTTTCTGGCAGAGAGTAGAAGAGTTAAATAATTCTACAGATTTTCACACCTATCCATACCCAATAAACAGAATAGGTGCCATTGGTTATATAAGTTACGAGGCTTTACACTCTATTGAAAATATTAAAAAGCAGACAACAGATTTAATAAAATTCCCCTATTTTAACTGGACACTATATAAGGAGTACTACTATTTCGATAACAGTAATAGAGAGTTATTTAAGATAAGTATTAGTTACCATGATGAGAATAACTTTTCTGGGGAGAGTTTTAAAGATACGGATTTTAAAGTTGAAAATTTGACACCTGACTTCTCTAAATCAGAGTATATAAAAAATGTGGAAAAGATACAGGAGTACATACTAGATGGGGAGGTTTACGAAGTTAACTTAACCCAGGGAATAATAGGTGACTTTGTAGGCTCACCACTAGCTCTTTTTAAAAAATTATACTATCAAAACAGTGCTCCCTACTCCGCATATTTAGAAAGAGATGGATATACTATTATATCCAATAGTCCAGAACTATACCTTAACGTTGAAAATAGATTAGTTGAAAGTAGACCTATAAAGGGAACTATTAAACGCTCTGATAACCTACAGGAGGATATGGAGCTTCAAAAAAAGCTATATAAATCTTCAAAAAATCAGGCAGAACTCTATATGATTGTAGATTTACTAAGAAATGATCTATCTAAGGTTTGTAAAGTAGGAAGTGTTCAGGTTGTAAATAAAAAAAGAGTTGAACACTATAAAAGTGTACACCACCTTGTCTCAATTATAAATGGTGTACTAGAGGATAACTGTTCCATAGTAGACCTAATAAAAGCTACATTTCCAGGAGGTTCTATTACTGGATGCCCAAAAATAAGATGTATGGAAATTACCGAAGAGCTAGAGAAGTCCTCAAGAAACTTATATACCGGAACGCTATTTATAATGAATAAAGAGTATCTTAATAGTAATATTGTAATTAGAAGCGCTGTAATAAAAGATAATAAAATAGTTTTTAATTCTGGAGGAGCTGTTACAATAGATTCTGATCCTACAGATGAGTATCTGGAGTTCTTAGTTAAACTAAAATCTATTTTTAAGGCGGTAAACTGTGAAGATTATATTCAATAA
- a CDS encoding anthranilate synthase component II — translation MNRILLIDNYDSFTYNLLHLIKSQYPGPIDVLRDYEISIDKIDDYSAIIISPGPGRPKATPIVKEVLDNIKISTPVLGICLGMQCINEYFGGKTVRGVRPIHGKVSIFTHKTSPLFKNIPKTIEIARYHSLVIEPSKEVKILGYSKDGTIMAITHKTRPIYGLQFHPESFLTEYGDKLVSNFFVEYNLI, via the coding sequence ATGAATAGAATACTATTAATTGATAACTATGATTCTTTTACATATAACTTGTTACATCTAATAAAAAGTCAGTATCCAGGGCCTATTGATGTTTTAAGGGATTATGAGATATCCATAGATAAAATAGATGATTATAGTGCCATTATAATTTCTCCTGGCCCAGGTAGGCCTAAGGCTACACCAATTGTTAAAGAAGTTCTTGATAATATAAAAATATCAACTCCAGTTCTAGGCATATGTCTTGGTATGCAGTGTATCAATGAGTATTTTGGAGGTAAAACTGTTAGAGGGGTAAGGCCTATACATGGTAAAGTATCAATATTTACCCATAAAACAAGTCCACTTTTTAAGAATATACCTAAAACAATTGAAATAGCTAGATATCACTCTCTAGTTATAGAGCCATCTAAAGAAGTTAAGATATTAGGGTACTCAAAGGATGGAACGATTATGGCCATTACCCACAAAACTAGACCTATATACGGCTTGCAGTTTCACCCTGAATCATTTTTAACAGAGTATGGAGACAAATTAGTTAGTAATTTTTTTGTGGAGTATAATCTTATATGA